A single Lolium perenne isolate Kyuss_39 chromosome 6, Kyuss_2.0, whole genome shotgun sequence DNA region contains:
- the LOC127308836 gene encoding uncharacterized protein, with protein MAGATADEREILVDLAVRQSPPLLHRPQEMASLPIPQELLPDIFLRLPDPADLARASAACVSFRRHITDRSFLRQYRKLHAPPLLGFVEIKGEFHRATPPYPSASAASAVALAADFSFSFLPAPACEWFILDIRDGRVLLYRSYLRIPGTAFKLKEMVVCDPLHRQYLLLPTIPDGVFASAGKWHTFLLHHGDGGGGDEEAAEETAFKVIWMARLGDKLVALVFSSTTGQWQAGPSHSWINAFDGLSRSQYAYGCFYWVTDCRQKLLVLDTRRMEFYTTDAPPEAKCDGDANIAIVEAGEGRLGMFVLPFGSDLTYIIRRNNVGSSGQWQLEETISIDYETYGYHFAGSMGGHLFLEHEGDLFLLDVKTLQLETVSVGTSECQLLWPRAYSNFPPSLLSSPTVASGVEKGAEKETLEQECTASSSTQ; from the exons atggCCGGCGCCACGGCCGACGAGCGCGAGATCCTGGTGGACCTGGCCGTCCGCCAGTCTCCTCCGCTGCTGCATCGCCCCCAGGAAATGGCATCGCTGCCGATCCCCCAAGAGCTCCTGCCGGACATCTTCCTTCGCCTTCCCGACCCGGCCGACCTCGCCCGCGCCTCCGCCGCCTGCGTCTCCTTCCGCCGCCACATCACCGACCGCTCCTTCCTCCGGCAGTACCGCAAGCTCCATGCCCCGCCCCTCCTCGGCTTCGTCGAAATAAAGGGAGAATTCCACCGCGCCACCCCGCCTTACCCCTCCGCGTCGGCAGCcagcgccgtcgccctcgccgctgacttctccttctccttcctccCTGCCCCCGCCTGCGAGTGGTTCATCCTGGACATCCGCGACGGCCGCGTACTCCTCTACAGGAGCTACTTGCGAATCCCGGGCACCGCCTTTAAGTTGAAGGAGATGGTGGTGTGCGACCCCTTGCACCGGCAATATCTTCTGCTTCCCACAATCCCTGACGGCGTATTCGCTTCAGCGGGCAAATGGCACACATTCCTCCTCCATCACGGGGACGGCGGTGGCGGTGATGAGGAGGCTGCTGAAGAAACAGCCTTCAAGGTGATCTGGATGGCACGGCTCGGAGATAAACTGGTAGCCCTCGTCTTCTCTTCCACCACCGGACAATGGCAAGCTGGTCCGTCACATAGCTGGATCAATGCATTTGACGGCCTCTCCCGTTCCCAATACGCCTATGGATGCTTCTATTGGGTAACAGATTGCAGACAAAAGTTGTTGGTGCTTGATACTAGAAGGATGGAGTTCTACACCACCGATGCCCCACCCGAAGCCAAATGTGACGGTGATGCGAATATAGCCATTGTCGAGGCAGGGGAAGGCAGGCTTGGGATGTTTGTTCTACCATTTGGATCTGACCTCACTTATATCATTAGGCGAAACAATGTTGGGAGCTCCGGCCAGTGGCAGTTGGAGGAGACAATCTCCATAGATTATGAGACTTATGGGTACCATTTTGCTGGTTCAATGGGGGGACACTTGTTCCTAGAGCATGAAGGAGACCTTTTCTTGTTGGACGTCAAGACGCTCCAGCTTGAGACGGTGTCGGTGGGTACTTCAGAGTGTCAGTTGCTTTGGCCCCGTGCCTATAGCAACTTTCCACCATCATTGTTGTCGTCACCGACAGTAGCAAGTG GTGTCGAGAAAGGGGCCGAGAAGGAGACACTGGAACAAGAGTGCACTGCAAGCTCAAGCACACAATGA